In one Pseudomonas sp. MM211 genomic region, the following are encoded:
- the crcB gene encoding fluoride efflux transporter CrcB codes for MMVTIFAVAVGGALGTLARFAAGNWVNAHWPQHFYTATLLVNLVGCLLIGVLYGLFMLRPEVPLPIRAGLIVGVLGGFTTFSSFSLDTLRLLESSQAPLAIGYVAVSVLGGLLATWAGLSLTKI; via the coding sequence ATGATGGTTACCATTTTCGCCGTCGCCGTTGGCGGCGCGCTCGGCACCCTGGCGCGTTTTGCCGCGGGTAACTGGGTCAATGCCCACTGGCCACAGCATTTCTATACGGCAACCTTGCTGGTGAACCTCGTCGGCTGCCTGCTGATCGGGGTACTCTACGGCCTGTTCATGTTGCGCCCTGAAGTGCCGCTGCCAATCCGGGCAGGATTGATCGTCGGCGTGCTGGGCGGCTTCACGACATTTTCTTCATTTTCCCTGGACACCCTGCGCCTGCTGGAAAGCAGCCAGGCGCCACTGGCCATCGGCTATGTGGCGGTAAGTGTACTGGGCGGCCTGCTTGCTACCTGGGCAGGCCTTTCGCTAACCAAAATCTGA
- a CDS encoding replication-associated recombination protein A, with product MDLFRSAPVAQPLAARLRATTLDEYVGQEHLLARGKPLREALEQGALHSMIFWGPPGVGKTTLARLLAQVTDAHFETISAVLSGVKEIRQAVEVAQQHAAQYGRRTILFVDEVHRFNKSQQDAFLPYVEDGTLIFIGATTENPSFELNNALLSRARVYVLKSLDDAALRKLVDRALSEAKGLGERQLTLPDDSFDILKSAADGDGRRFLNFLENAADLAEDGAEISTELLLDLLGDTRRRFDKGGEAFYDQISALHKSVRGSSPDGALYWFARMLDGGCDPLYIARRVVRMASEDIGNADPRALTLCLNAWDVQERLGSPEGELAVAQAIVYLACAPKSNAVYSAFKAAMRDVAENGSREVPLHLRNAPTKLMKQLGYGDEYRYAHDEPDAYAAGEDYFPEDIEPRHYYQPVPRGLELKIRDKLAHLADQDANSPRQRRKP from the coding sequence GTGGATCTGTTTCGCAGCGCGCCCGTCGCTCAGCCGCTGGCCGCCCGTTTGAGGGCGACCACGCTGGACGAATACGTCGGCCAGGAGCACCTGCTGGCCCGTGGCAAGCCACTGCGCGAAGCGCTGGAACAGGGCGCCTTGCACTCGATGATCTTCTGGGGCCCGCCAGGTGTTGGCAAGACCACCCTGGCGCGCTTGCTGGCCCAGGTTACCGATGCGCATTTCGAGACCATTTCCGCGGTGCTGTCCGGGGTCAAGGAAATCCGCCAGGCCGTCGAGGTCGCCCAGCAGCATGCCGCCCAGTATGGACGCCGCACCATTCTGTTCGTCGACGAAGTGCATCGTTTCAACAAGTCGCAGCAGGACGCCTTCCTGCCTTACGTCGAAGATGGCACGCTGATTTTCATCGGCGCGACCACTGAAAACCCTTCGTTCGAACTCAACAACGCCTTGCTGTCCCGCGCTCGCGTCTACGTGCTCAAGAGCCTGGATGACGCTGCGCTGCGCAAGCTGGTCGACCGCGCACTGAGCGAAGCCAAGGGCCTAGGCGAGCGCCAACTGACACTGCCGGACGACAGCTTCGACATTCTCAAGAGTGCTGCAGACGGTGACGGTCGACGTTTCCTCAATTTTCTCGAGAACGCCGCCGACCTGGCCGAAGACGGCGCCGAGATCAGCACCGAACTGCTGCTCGACCTGCTCGGTGATACCCGGCGTCGTTTCGACAAGGGCGGCGAAGCCTTCTACGACCAGATTTCCGCGCTGCACAAGTCGGTGCGCGGCTCCAGCCCGGACGGTGCCCTGTACTGGTTCGCACGCATGCTCGATGGCGGCTGCGATCCCTTGTACATCGCCCGCCGAGTGGTGCGCATGGCCAGCGAGGATATCGGTAATGCCGACCCCCGCGCCCTGACGCTGTGTCTGAATGCCTGGGACGTCCAGGAGCGCCTCGGCAGCCCTGAAGGTGAGTTGGCCGTGGCGCAGGCCATCGTCTACCTGGCCTGCGCCCCCAAGAGCAACGCCGTGTACAGCGCCTTCAAGGCCGCCATGCGTGATGTCGCGGAAAACGGCTCGCGGGAAGTGCCGCTGCACTTGCGCAATGCGCCGACCAAACTGATGAAGCAGCTCGGCTATGGCGACGAATACCGCTACGCCCATGACGAGCCCGATGCCTACGCCGCTGGCGAAGACTACTTTCCCGAAGACATCGAACCGCGCCACTATTACCAGCCGGTGCCACGCGGCCTGGAACTGAAGATTCGCGACAAGCTCGCCCATCTGGCCGATCAGGACGCCAACAGCCCGCGGCAGCGTAGAAAGCCATGA
- the lolA gene encoding outer membrane lipoprotein chaperone LolA, with translation MRLIRLMLLAVLTTVSLFAHADDEAAVKRLTELLNQAQTITARFSQLSLDGSGTQLQETAGELALKRPGLFRWHTDAPMEQLLVSDGKQVWLYDPDLEQVTIQTLDQRLTHTPALLLSGDVSQIRENFEITFKEGGNVVDFILKPKSKDTLFDSLRLSFRNGVLNDMQLIDSIGQRTNILFMNVKMNEPLDDKQFSFEIPEGADVIQE, from the coding sequence ATGCGCCTGATACGTTTGATGTTGCTCGCCGTCCTCACCACCGTGAGCCTGTTCGCCCACGCCGACGATGAGGCAGCCGTAAAACGGCTGACCGAGTTGCTCAACCAGGCGCAGACCATCACAGCGCGCTTCTCCCAGCTGTCCCTCGATGGCAGCGGCACCCAGCTGCAGGAAACTGCGGGTGAGTTGGCGCTCAAGCGCCCAGGCCTGTTCCGCTGGCACACCGATGCGCCGATGGAGCAGTTGCTGGTTTCCGATGGCAAGCAGGTATGGCTGTACGACCCGGATCTTGAGCAAGTGACCATCCAAACGCTCGACCAGCGCTTGACCCACACTCCGGCCTTGCTGCTCTCTGGCGATGTTTCGCAGATCCGTGAGAACTTCGAAATCACCTTCAAGGAAGGTGGCAACGTGGTCGATTTCATTCTCAAGCCGAAGTCCAAGGACACCCTGTTCGACAGCCTGCGCCTGTCGTTCCGTAACGGCGTGTTGAACGATATGCAGTTGATCGACAGCATCGGCCAACGCACCAACATTCTGTTCATGAACGTGAAGATGAACGAGCCCCTGGATGACAAGCAGTTCAGCTTCGAAATCCCTGAGGGTGCGGACGTCATCCAAGAGTAG
- the cysG gene encoding siroheme synthase CysG, which translates to MDFLPLFHKLQDRRVLVIGGGEIALRKARLLADAGARLRVVSPEVGSELRELVEQGTGELRLRNYQPDDLSGVSLVIAATDDEALNAQVSQQAQAIGLPVNVVDAPAQCSVIFPAIVDRSPLIVAVSSGGDAPVLARLIRAKIETWIPATYGQLAGLAKVFRAQVKSLFPDVQQRRVFWEDVFQGQIAESVFAGKLGEARRLLEEKVSGAAPRALGEVYLVGAGPGDPDLLTFRALRLMQQADVVLYDRLVAPAIIELCRRDAERIYVGKRRADHAVPQEQINQRLIDLAKAGKRVLRLKGGDPFIFGRGGEEIEQLASHGIPFQVVPGITAASGCSAYAGIPLTHRDHAQSVRFVTGHLKDGSTDLPWSELIAPSQTLVFYMGLVGLPTICQQLVAHGRAASTPAALVQQGTTENQRVFTGTLANLPDLVAQHEVHAPTLVIIGEVVQLRDKLAWFEGAQETAR; encoded by the coding sequence ATGGACTTTCTTCCCCTGTTCCACAAACTGCAGGATCGCCGCGTTCTGGTGATCGGCGGCGGAGAGATCGCCCTGCGCAAGGCGCGCCTGCTGGCCGATGCCGGAGCCCGCCTGCGCGTCGTCTCGCCCGAGGTGGGCAGCGAGCTGCGCGAACTGGTGGAGCAGGGCACTGGTGAGTTGCGCCTGCGCAATTACCAGCCAGACGATCTGAGCGGCGTGTCGCTGGTGATCGCCGCGACTGATGACGAAGCGCTGAATGCCCAGGTATCCCAGCAGGCTCAGGCCATCGGCTTGCCGGTCAACGTGGTGGATGCGCCGGCACAGTGCAGCGTGATCTTTCCCGCCATCGTCGACCGCTCGCCGTTGATCGTCGCAGTCAGCAGTGGCGGTGATGCGCCAGTGCTGGCCCGGCTGATCCGCGCCAAGATCGAAACCTGGATTCCCGCCACCTACGGTCAGTTGGCCGGTCTGGCGAAAGTCTTCCGGGCACAGGTCAAGAGCCTGTTTCCTGACGTGCAGCAGCGCCGGGTGTTCTGGGAAGACGTATTCCAGGGGCAAATTGCGGAAAGCGTATTCGCCGGCAAGCTAGGCGAAGCCCGCCGCCTGCTGGAGGAAAAGGTCAGTGGCGCTGCGCCTCGCGCTCTGGGTGAGGTCTATCTGGTCGGTGCCGGCCCGGGCGATCCCGACCTGCTGACCTTCCGCGCTCTGCGCCTGATGCAGCAGGCCGATGTGGTGCTCTACGATCGCCTGGTCGCTCCTGCGATCATCGAACTTTGCCGCCGCGATGCCGAACGCATCTACGTCGGCAAGCGTCGCGCCGATCATGCCGTCCCTCAGGAACAGATCAACCAGCGTCTGATCGACCTGGCCAAGGCCGGCAAGCGCGTGCTGCGATTGAAGGGCGGTGATCCGTTCATCTTTGGCCGTGGTGGGGAAGAGATCGAGCAACTGGCATCCCATGGCATTCCTTTCCAGGTAGTGCCGGGGATCACTGCGGCCAGTGGCTGTTCGGCCTACGCGGGTATTCCGCTGACTCATCGTGATCATGCGCAATCGGTACGTTTCGTCACCGGCCACCTCAAGGACGGCAGTACCGACCTGCCATGGTCGGAGCTGATCGCCCCCAGCCAGACGCTGGTGTTCTACATGGGTTTGGTTGGTTTGCCGACCATCTGCCAGCAACTGGTTGCTCACGGCCGTGCCGCGAGCACCCCGGCAGCGCTGGTGCAGCAGGGCACCACGGAGAATCAGCGGGTATTTACCGGCACCCTGGCCAACCTGCCGGATCTAGTCGCGCAACATGAGGTGCATGCACCGACGTTGGTGATCATTGGGGAAGTGGTGCAACTGCGTGACAAACTGGCCTGGTTCGAAGGTGCCCAGGAGACGGCTCGATAG
- a CDS encoding glycosyltransferase family 4 protein gives MRKVLVIGYVWPEPRSSAAGSRMLELLGVFRGQGWQVTFASAAALSSHRADLSELQIAEVPVALNCDSFDALVAQLQPDLALFDRFFTEEQFAWRVERAWPQALRVLDTSDLHCLRDARHALLKASQQACSNETERQQVGPVHATAQVLYEAMADGDMAQREIASIYRCDLTLMISEFEMSLLQEQFKVPAALLHDCALMLIPPALESLPFAERQHFLSIGNFRHAPNWDAVLWLKHALWPLIRARLPQAQLHVYGAYPPPKATALHNPKQGFHVLGWVDDAHRVMAQARICLAPLRFGAGIKGKLADAMACGTPSVTTLIGSEGMHGELPWPGSIAADATAFADAAVQLYENEARWLDAQRQGHALLAARFDRQRLGEALVARLDLLLATREQHRQANFVGAMLRHHQHKSTQYMSQWIAAKNAAIPVKASI, from the coding sequence ATGCGCAAGGTATTGGTCATCGGCTACGTCTGGCCGGAACCCCGCTCGTCCGCTGCGGGCAGCCGCATGCTCGAACTGCTCGGCGTGTTTCGCGGCCAGGGCTGGCAGGTCACCTTCGCCAGCGCGGCGGCGCTGTCTTCGCATCGCGCGGATTTGAGCGAATTGCAGATCGCCGAAGTGCCCGTTGCCCTGAACTGCGACAGTTTCGACGCGTTGGTTGCGCAGCTGCAGCCGGATCTGGCGCTGTTCGACCGATTCTTCACCGAAGAGCAGTTCGCCTGGCGTGTCGAGCGCGCCTGGCCACAGGCCCTGCGAGTGCTCGATACCAGCGACCTGCACTGCCTGCGCGATGCCCGCCACGCCTTGCTCAAGGCCAGCCAGCAGGCCTGTTCGAACGAAACAGAGCGGCAGCAGGTCGGCCCGGTGCATGCCACTGCACAGGTTCTGTACGAGGCCATGGCTGATGGCGACATGGCGCAGCGTGAGATCGCCTCGATCTATCGTTGCGACCTGACGCTGATGATTTCCGAATTCGAGATGAGCCTGCTGCAGGAACAATTCAAGGTGCCGGCAGCGCTGCTGCATGACTGTGCGCTGATGCTGATTCCGCCTGCGCTCGAGAGTCTGCCGTTTGCCGAGCGACAGCACTTCCTGAGCATCGGCAACTTTCGCCATGCGCCGAACTGGGATGCCGTGCTGTGGCTCAAGCATGCGCTGTGGCCGCTGATCCGCGCGCGCCTGCCCCAGGCGCAACTGCATGTTTACGGCGCCTACCCGCCACCCAAGGCCACGGCACTGCACAATCCCAAACAAGGCTTCCATGTACTCGGCTGGGTCGACGACGCTCATCGAGTGATGGCGCAGGCGCGGATCTGTCTGGCCCCCCTGCGCTTCGGCGCCGGCATCAAAGGCAAACTGGCCGACGCCATGGCCTGCGGCACACCCAGCGTGACCACGCTGATCGGCAGCGAAGGCATGCACGGCGAGCTGCCATGGCCCGGCAGCATCGCTGCTGATGCCACTGCATTCGCCGATGCTGCGGTGCAGCTGTATGAGAACGAAGCTCGCTGGCTCGACGCGCAGCGACAAGGCCATGCCCTGCTCGCTGCCCGTTTCGATCGCCAGCGACTCGGCGAAGCGCTGGTGGCCCGCCTGGATCTGCTATTAGCGACGCGAGAGCAACATCGTCAAGCCAATTTCGTGGGCGCCATGCTGCGTCACCATCAGCACAAGAGCACCCAGTACATGTCGCAGTGGATCGCGGCCAAGAATGCAGCTATACCGGTAAAAGCAAGCATTTGA
- the serS gene encoding serine--tRNA ligase: MLDSKLVRSQLHEIAQRLATRGYELDVTRVEALEAQRKSVQTRTEQLQAERNSRSKSIGQAKQRGEDIAPLLAEVDRMGSDLEEGKRELDAIQVELDNLLLSIPNLPDESVPVGADEDGNVEVRRWGTPKTFDFTVQDHVSLGEQHGWLDFETAAKLSGARFALLRGPIARLHRALAQFMINLHTAEHGYEEAYTPYLVQAPALQGTGQLPKFEEDLFKISREGEADFYLIPTAEVSLTNIVAGEIVDAKQLPLKFVAHTPCFRSEAGASGRDTRGMIRQHQFDKVEMVHVVEPGKSFEALEELTGHAEKVLQLLELPYRVLSLCTGDMGFSATKTYDLEVWVPSQDKYREISSCSNCGDFQARRMQARYRNPETGKPELLHTLNGSGLAVGRTLVAVLENYQQADGSVRVPEVLKPYMGGIEVIG, encoded by the coding sequence ATGCTCGATTCCAAACTGGTGCGCAGCCAACTGCACGAAATTGCCCAGCGTCTGGCCACCCGTGGCTATGAACTGGACGTGACCCGCGTCGAAGCCCTCGAGGCTCAGCGCAAGTCCGTTCAGACCCGCACCGAGCAATTGCAGGCAGAGCGCAACAGTCGATCCAAGTCCATCGGCCAGGCCAAGCAACGCGGTGAAGACATCGCGCCGTTGCTGGCCGAAGTCGACCGCATGGGCAGCGATCTGGAGGAGGGCAAGCGCGAACTGGACGCCATCCAGGTCGAGTTGGACAACCTGCTGCTGAGCATTCCCAACCTGCCGGACGAGTCGGTGCCGGTCGGTGCCGACGAAGACGGCAACGTCGAAGTACGCCGCTGGGGCACGCCGAAGACCTTCGACTTCACCGTGCAGGATCACGTCAGCCTCGGCGAGCAGCACGGCTGGCTGGATTTCGAAACCGCCGCCAAGCTGTCCGGCGCGCGTTTTGCCCTGCTGCGCGGCCCGATTGCCCGCCTGCACCGCGCCCTGGCGCAGTTCATGATCAACCTGCACACCGCCGAGCACGGTTACGAAGAGGCCTATACGCCTTATCTGGTACAGGCTCCGGCGCTGCAAGGTACAGGTCAGCTGCCGAAGTTCGAGGAAGACCTGTTCAAGATCAGCCGCGAAGGCGAGGCCGATTTTTATCTGATCCCGACCGCCGAAGTGTCGCTGACCAATATCGTGGCCGGCGAGATCGTCGATGCCAAGCAACTGCCGTTGAAGTTCGTCGCGCACACGCCGTGCTTCCGCAGCGAGGCCGGTGCATCGGGCCGTGATACCCGCGGCATGATCCGCCAGCACCAGTTCGACAAGGTCGAAATGGTTCACGTGGTCGAACCAGGCAAATCCTTCGAGGCGCTCGAGGAACTGACCGGCCATGCCGAGAAGGTTCTGCAACTGCTCGAACTGCCGTACCGCGTGCTGTCCCTGTGCACAGGCGACATGGGCTTCAGCGCAACCAAGACCTACGACCTGGAAGTCTGGGTACCGAGCCAGGACAAGTACCGCGAGATATCGTCCTGCTCGAACTGTGGCGACTTCCAGGCCCGCCGCATGCAGGCGCGCTATCGCAACCCGGAAACCGGCAAGCCGGAACTGCTGCACACCCTCAACGGCTCCGGCCTGGCGGTGGGCCGCACTCTGGTGGCGGTACTGGAAAACTACCAGCAGGCCGACGGCAGCGTCCGTGTTCCCGAGGTGCTCAAGCCCTACATGGGCGGTATCGAAGTGATCGGCTGA
- a CDS encoding TRAP transporter substrate-binding protein — protein MFKKIAVAAACALTLSSYTAHAQEATLVIKLSHVVADDTPKGQGALMFQRLVDQRLEGKVKVEVYPNSSLYGDANELEALRNNEVQMLAPSLAKFDKYTKQLQVFDLPFMFDDLEAVNRFQKRAKGRQLLRSMEDQNIVGLAYWHNGMKQMSATKALRVPADAAGLSFRIQNSNVLDAQFAQLSAKSVKMPFAEVYKGLQSGQVQGAENPWSNLYSQRLHEVQPYITETNHGVLDYMLISNARFWYGIPHQIRTELEAIIDEVTYTVNRQAEEANQADRRRIEASGKSQIITLTPEQRNAWRDAMRPVWQQFEAEIGADVIKAAQTVNRKH, from the coding sequence ATGTTCAAAAAGATCGCCGTTGCGGCCGCCTGCGCCCTGACGCTCAGCTCGTACACTGCCCACGCCCAAGAAGCCACATTGGTGATCAAGCTTTCCCATGTGGTGGCTGATGACACGCCAAAAGGTCAGGGAGCGCTGATGTTCCAGCGCTTGGTCGATCAGCGTCTGGAAGGCAAGGTCAAGGTTGAGGTCTACCCCAACTCGTCCCTTTATGGCGACGCCAACGAGCTGGAAGCGCTGCGCAACAACGAAGTGCAGATGCTGGCCCCGTCGCTGGCCAAGTTCGACAAGTACACCAAACAGCTTCAGGTGTTCGACCTGCCGTTCATGTTCGACGACCTGGAAGCGGTCAACCGCTTCCAGAAGCGCGCCAAGGGCCGTCAGTTGCTGCGCTCGATGGAAGATCAGAACATCGTGGGGCTGGCTTATTGGCACAACGGCATGAAACAGATGTCGGCGACCAAGGCCCTGCGTGTGCCTGCCGATGCCGCAGGTCTGAGCTTTCGCATCCAGAACTCCAACGTGCTCGATGCCCAGTTCGCCCAGTTGAGCGCGAAGTCTGTGAAGATGCCATTCGCCGAAGTCTACAAGGGGCTGCAGAGTGGCCAAGTGCAGGGGGCGGAGAACCCTTGGTCAAACCTTTACAGCCAGCGTCTGCACGAGGTTCAGCCCTATATCACCGAAACCAACCACGGCGTGCTCGATTACATGCTGATCAGCAACGCGCGTTTCTGGTACGGCATTCCTCACCAGATTCGCACCGAGCTCGAGGCCATCATCGACGAGGTTACTTACACGGTGAATCGCCAGGCCGAAGAGGCCAATCAGGCTGATCGTCGCCGCATTGAGGCTTCGGGCAAGAGCCAGATCATTACCCTCACGCCGGAACAGCGCAACGCCTGGCGTGACGCCATGCGCCCAGTGTGGCAGCAGTTCGAAGCGGAGATTGGTGCCGACGTGATCAAGGCAGCGCAGACGGTCAATCGCAAGCATTGA
- the ftsK gene encoding DNA translocase FtsK encodes MKNSSSTAPTPAWRQQLPYRLKEGALIALGALCLYVWMALLTYDPADPGWTHTSNVEQVHNAAGRAGAWFADVLFMALGYFAYLFPLLLGIKALQVFRARHEPWHWSGWLFSWRLIGLVFLVLSGSALAYIHFQGGAGLPASAGGALGESLGQLTVAALNVQGSTLLFIALFLFGLTVFTDLSWFKVMDITGKITLDLLELVQSLVNRWWSSRQDRKQLVAQLREVDERVHDVAAPMVRDRREQAKVKERLIEREESLNKHMSERESRPAPVITAPSAPKAPEPSKRVQKEKQAPLFVDSAVEGTLPPISLLDPAEAKKIEYSPESLAGVGHLLEIKLKEFGVEVSVDSIHPGPVITRYEIQPAAGVKVSRISNLAKDLARSLAVTSVRVVEVIPGKTTVGIEIPNENRQIVRFSEVLSTPEYDDAKSPVTLALGHDIGGKPVITDLAKMPHLLVAGTTGSGKSVGVNAMILSILFKSGPEDAKMIMIDPKMLELSIYEGIPHLLCPVVTDMKEAANALRWSVAEMERRYKLMSKMGVRNLAGFNRKVKDAIEAGEPLSDPLYRRESMEDEAPLLKTLPTIVVVVDEFADMMMIVGKKVEELIARIAQKARAAGIHLILATQRPSVDVITGLIKANIPTRMAFQVSSKIDSRTIIDQGGAEQLLGHGDMLYMPPGTSLPIRVHGAFVSDDEVHRVVEAWKLRGAPDYNEDILAGSEEGGGGFDGGSGGSDGGDDSESDPLYDEAVNFVLESRRASISSVQRKLKIGYNRAARMIEAMEMAGVVTPMNTNGSREVIAPGSSRD; translated from the coding sequence TTGAAGAATTCTAGCTCTACAGCACCGACACCAGCTTGGCGTCAGCAACTGCCGTACCGCCTCAAGGAGGGTGCGCTGATCGCCCTTGGGGCCTTGTGCCTCTATGTGTGGATGGCGCTGCTCACCTATGATCCGGCAGACCCGGGCTGGACCCATACCAGCAACGTCGAGCAGGTACACAATGCTGCTGGTCGTGCCGGCGCCTGGTTCGCCGATGTGCTGTTCATGGCGCTGGGCTATTTCGCCTATCTCTTCCCGCTACTGCTCGGTATCAAGGCGCTGCAGGTGTTCCGTGCCCGTCACGAACCCTGGCACTGGAGCGGTTGGCTATTTTCCTGGCGTTTGATCGGCCTGGTTTTTCTGGTGCTTTCAGGCTCGGCACTGGCCTATATCCACTTTCAGGGTGGTGCAGGCCTACCGGCATCTGCAGGCGGCGCATTAGGTGAGAGTCTGGGGCAACTGACCGTAGCGGCCCTGAACGTGCAGGGCAGTACACTGCTTTTCATTGCCCTGTTTCTGTTCGGTTTGACGGTATTCACCGACCTGTCCTGGTTCAAGGTGATGGACATCACCGGCAAGATCACTCTGGATCTGCTGGAGCTGGTACAGAGCTTGGTCAACCGCTGGTGGAGTTCGCGTCAGGATCGTAAGCAACTGGTCGCCCAGTTACGCGAAGTGGATGAGCGTGTTCATGACGTGGCGGCGCCGATGGTGCGTGACCGTCGTGAGCAGGCCAAGGTCAAAGAGCGCCTGATCGAGCGCGAAGAGTCGCTCAACAAGCACATGAGCGAGCGCGAAAGCCGTCCCGCTCCGGTCATCACCGCTCCGAGTGCGCCCAAGGCGCCCGAGCCGAGCAAGCGCGTGCAGAAAGAGAAACAGGCGCCGCTGTTCGTCGACAGCGCGGTGGAGGGCACGCTACCGCCAATCTCGCTGCTCGACCCGGCAGAAGCCAAGAAGATCGAGTACTCGCCCGAGTCCCTGGCGGGCGTCGGTCATCTGCTGGAGATCAAACTCAAGGAGTTCGGTGTCGAAGTATCGGTTGACTCGATCCATCCTGGCCCGGTGATCACCCGCTACGAAATTCAACCTGCCGCTGGCGTCAAGGTCAGCCGGATCTCCAACCTAGCCAAGGACTTGGCGCGCTCGCTGGCAGTGACCAGCGTCCGTGTGGTTGAAGTGATTCCCGGCAAGACCACCGTCGGTATCGAAATCCCTAACGAGAACCGCCAGATCGTGCGTTTCTCCGAGGTGCTGTCGACCCCTGAGTACGACGACGCCAAATCACCGGTCACCCTGGCCCTGGGTCACGACATCGGCGGCAAGCCGGTGATCACCGACCTGGCGAAAATGCCTCACCTGCTGGTCGCCGGTACTACCGGTTCCGGTAAGTCGGTGGGCGTGAACGCGATGATTCTTTCCATCCTGTTCAAGTCGGGGCCGGAAGACGCCAAGATGATCATGATCGACCCGAAAATGCTCGAGTTGTCGATCTACGAAGGCATTCCTCATCTGCTCTGCCCGGTCGTCACCGACATGAAGGAAGCGGCCAACGCGCTGCGCTGGAGCGTCGCCGAGATGGAGCGCCGCTACAAGCTGATGTCGAAGATGGGCGTGCGTAACCTGGCGGGCTTCAACCGCAAGGTGAAGGATGCCATCGAGGCTGGCGAGCCGCTGTCCGATCCGCTGTATCGCCGCGAGAGCATGGAAGACGAAGCGCCGCTGCTGAAAACGTTGCCGACCATCGTCGTCGTCGTGGACGAATTCGCCGATATGATGATGATCGTCGGCAAGAAGGTCGAAGAGCTGATCGCCCGTATTGCCCAAAAGGCGCGAGCGGCGGGTATCCACCTTATTCTCGCTACCCAGCGGCCGTCGGTGGACGTGATCACCGGTCTGATCAAAGCTAACATTCCGACCCGAATGGCCTTCCAGGTATCGAGCAAGATCGACTCGCGCACCATCATCGACCAAGGCGGCGCCGAACAGCTGCTCGGCCACGGTGACATGCTCTACATGCCGCCTGGTACCAGCCTGCCGATTCGTGTGCACGGTGCGTTCGTCTCCGACGATGAAGTGCATCGCGTGGTCGAAGCCTGGAAGCTGCGTGGCGCACCGGACTACAACGAAGACATCCTGGCCGGCTCCGAAGAGGGCGGTGGTGGCTTCGATGGTGGCAGCGGCGGTTCAGACGGTGGCGACGACAGCGAGTCGGATCCGCTGTACGACGAAGCGGTCAACTTCGTATTGGAAAGTCGCCGCGCGTCCATCTCCTCGGTGCAGCGCAAACTGAAGATCGGCTACAACCGCGCCGCCCGTATGATCGAAGCCATGGAAATGGCTGGCGTCGTCACACCGATGAATACCAACGGTTCGCGCGAGGTCATTGCACCTGGTTCGAGCCGCGATTAA